The segment GATTTCGGTCCATCGGAGTCCGGATTGTCGGCGTCGAAATCGTAGAGCAGGATCAGGTCGAGATCGGACGACGCCGTCATCTCGCGACCGCCGAGCCGACCCATGGCGATGATCGCGGTCTCTTGCCCCTCGATGCGCCCATGCTGGGCGGCGAAGCGATCGGCGACGAGGCCGTGGACGGTGTGGACGATGCCTTCGGCGACGTCGGCAAAGGCCGTGCTCGCCTGCTGCGCGGAAACCGTGCCTGAGAGGATGCGCGTGCCGATCAGGAACAGGCTCTCCTGCCCGAACAGGCGCAGGCGATCGAGGAATTCCTCGTAGGAGCTTGCATCCTGCACCGTGACCGCGAGCCGCGCCGACAGTTCCTGGCGATCCGGCATCGCGCCGAAGAAGCGCGGATCGATCAGGCCGTCCATGAGCTGCGGCTGCCGCGCCAGCATCTCGCCGAGCCGTGGTGCGGCGCCGAGCACAAGCGCCACCAGCGCGACGAGATCGCGGTTCTGGCCGAGCAACGTGATCAGCCGGCCGCCACGCTGAAGTGCGCGGAGGAAGTGATCGAAGGCCACCACCGCACGGTCTGGCTCCTCTGCATGCGCGAGACCGTCGATCAGGGCCGGCACGAACTCGACGAAGGCGCTTCGCGTCTGCTCGTTGCGAAGCACCCGGTAGTCGCCGGCGATCCAATCGCGCAGGGTCTGGGCGACGGCAGCCGGCATCTTGAAGCCGAGCGTCGCCAGGTGCTGGAGCAGGCGCGGATCGTCGGGGCCCGCACCGTATCCGAGCGTCGGCAGCCTGGCCGTCCCGGTCGGATTGTCGCCCTCGAACAGTTTTTCGTAATGTCCCTGGACGATCTCGAGCTGGCGCAGCAGATCGCGCGCAAAGCTCTCGCGATCGGGATAGCCGAAGAACCAGGCGAAGCGCTCGACGGCCTCTTTGTCGTCCGGCAGTGCATGGGTCTGCTCGTCAGCGATCATCTGAAGACGGTGCTCGACCCGGCGCAGGAATTCATACGCTGCGGTCAGCTCGTCGCGCGCCGCGAAGGTGATCCAGTTGCTGTTGGCGAGCACGTTGAGTGCCGCAAGTGTCGGCCGCACCCGCAGGTCGGGATGACGGCCGCCGGCGATCAGCTGCTGGGTCTGGGCGAAGAATTCGATCTCGCGGATGCCGCCGCGGCCGACCTTGACGTTGTGGCCCTCGACCGTGATCTCGCTCTGGCCGCGATAGGTCTGCATCTGCCGCTTCATGTCGTGGACGTCGGCAAGCGCGGCGAAGTCCAGATGCTTGCGCCAGACGAAGGGCGCGATCTCTGCGAGCAGCGCTTCGCCCGCGCGTACGTCACCGGCGCAGGCGCGCGCCTTGATCATCGCGGCGCGCTCCCAGGTGCGCCCTTCCCGCTCGTAGTAATGCAGGGCGGCGTGACGCGAGATCGCCACTTGCGTCGACGACGGATCGGGACGCAGGCGCAAATCGACACGGAAGACGTAGCCGTCATAGGTGCGCTGCTGGAGAATGCGCGCCATCCCTTGCGTCACCCGCACGAAGAACGGCTGCGCCTCGATATCCGCCGCCAGCGTCGTGTTATCGGGATCGAAGAACACGATGAGATCGATGTCGCTGGAATAGTTCAGCTCGCCCGCGCCCATCTTGCCCATCGCCAGCACGATAAGGCCGCAGCCCTCTTCCGGCATCTCCGGATTGGGTGGCACGATCTTGCCGCGTGCGGCTTCCTGCCGCAGCAGATACTGGAGCGCGGCCTGCACCGAGGAGACGGCAATTTCGGTCAGCGCCGCCGTCACCCGCATCACCGGCCAGACACCGCCGATGTCGCACAGCGCGATCAAGAGCGCTGCCTCCGCCTTCATGCGGCGAAGCAGCCGCATCACTTCGGCCTCGTCGGCCGCCGCGAACACCGCGCCCCTCGCCTCCGCGATCAAGGCGGCAAGATGCGCATCCGGATCGCATTCGAGCAGCCGGATCAAGCGCGGCGGATCGGCGCGCACCAGCTCAAACAGATAGGGCGAGAATTCCGCGATGCCAGCCACGATATCCCGTGCGAAGGGATGAACCAGCAGGGCGTCCAGACGGGCCGCTTGCGCCGGCTCGAGCTCGGCCAGCCAGTTGCCAAAACGTCGTTCGTCGGTTGTGGAAACGGCAATATGGGGAGCCTCCGCGAAGCGCGCGGCCAGGCTCTCACCAGTCTTGTCCGCGTTTCCCGGCGCGGAGTGGTTCATGCCACCTTCTGTGGCACATCCGGTAATGGAGGAGCAACCCTGTCGCCGGCCCCCGCCCGTGCCGGCAGCACCAGCGTGGCGACGAGGCCGGGATGGGCATCGCCCAGCCGCAATTCGCCGCCATGCAATGTGGCAACTGCGGCGGCGAGACTGAGGCCGAGACCGGAGCCCGGTAGCGTGCGGCTCGCTTCCAGCCGCACGAATCGCTCGACGACATGCTTGCGGTCGGCCTCGGGGATGCCGGGGCCGCGATCGGTGACGCTGAGCAGCACCTGGTCATCCTCGCGCTTCGCCTCGATCGTGATCTGCCGTCTGTCCATGCTGACCACGGTTCCCGCCGCCTGTGCGGCCGGCTTGCCGTATTTGATGGCGTTCTCGACCAGATTGGCGAGTGCCTGACTTATCAGTTCGCGATTGCCGCGAATGGACGCAGCCTCCGCCTTGACCTTCAAGGTCATGCCGTCGTCTTCGGCCAGCGGCTCATAGAGCTCGTGGATGCCATTGGCGACTTCGGCCGCGTCGAAATCGTCCATATTGCCGCGCGCCTGCCCCGACTCTGCGCGGGCGATCATCAGCAGCGCGTTGAAGGTGCGGATCAGGCCGTCGGATTCCTCGATGGTTCGTTCCAGCGCGGCGCGATAGTCGGTCTCGCTGCCGCATTTTGCCAGCGCCTCCTCGGCGCGGTTGCGCAAGCGCGTCAGCGGCGTCTTGAGGTCGTGGGCGATGTTGTCGGAGACCTCCTTCAGCCCCGCCATCAGTGCCTCGATCCGCTCCAGCATGGCGTTAAGATTTTCCGCGAGGCGATCGAGCTCGTCGCCGCTGCGCCCGACCGGAAGCCGCTCGCTGAGATCGCCGGTCATGATGCGATGCGCGGTGCCGCTCATCGCATCGATGCGCGTGAGCACGCGGCGCGCGACGAACACACCGCCGCCGAGACCGAGCACCACGACGATCAGGATCGACCATTGCGCCGCCTTGGCGACGATGCCGAACAGGCGCCGCCGCTCGGCGAGGTCGCGGCCGATCAGCAGGCGAAACCCGTTTTCAAGCTGGGTGACGAGCACGAGCGCGCGATGGTCGCGGTCGTCGGCATCCTCGATCCGCCGATAGGCGGTCTCCGACCAGCCGACCGTTCCCATCACGCCCGGCGCAAGCGAGCCGACATTGCCGGCAATTGCCTGGCCGGTCGGCGTGGTCACGAGGTAGAGGTTGGCGCCCGGCCGCAATGCCCGGTACTCGATCGCGCGCGCGAGGCCGAACATGCCCCGGCGACCGTAGATCTCGTTGATCTCCGAGGTCTCGGCATTCACCGTCTGGGTGATCTCTTCGGTGATCAGCCGCCGCGTATTCCAGGCGAAATAGCCAAGCAACGAGGCCGCGAACATCGCGAACAGCAGCAGATAGACCAGCGTCAGCCGGAACGCCGTGGTGCGGACGAGTTTACCGAATGCCGTCACGGATCATGTACCCGGCGCCGCGGATCGTATGCAGCAGCGGCCGCTCGAAACCCTTGTCGATCTTGGAGCGCAGCCGCGAAATGTGCACGTCGATCACGTTGGTCTGCGGATCGAAATGATAGTCCCAGACGTTTTCAAGCAGCATGGTTCTCGTCACCACCTGGCCGGCATGCTTCATCAGATATTCAAGCAGCCGGAACTCGCGCGGCTGCAGCGTGAGCTCGTCCTTGCCGCGCGCCACGCGATGGGAGAGCCGGTCGAGCTCGAGGTCGCCGACCCGATAGAGCGTATCCTCGGCCGGACCGCCGCGGCGCCGCGACAGCACTTCGACCCGGGCCAGTAGCTCTGCGAAGGAATAGGGTTTCGGCAGATAGTCGTCGCCGCCGGCACGCAGGCCCTTGATGCGGTCATCGACCTGCCCGAGCGCAGAGAGAATCAGCACCGGCGTCGTGTCACCCTTGTCGCGGAGCACGCCAATCAGCGAGAGGCCGTCGCGCTTGGGCAGCATGCGGTCGACCACCAGCACATCGTAATCGCCGTTCTCGGCCATGGCGAGGCCCTCCTCGCCGTCGCCGGCGTGGTCGGCAATGTGTCCGACTTCGCGAAACGCCTTGACGAGATAATCGGCGGATTCGCGGTCGTCTTCGATGATGAGGAGGCGCATCGTGCGTTCGGCGGCGGTCAAGGAGGTCAACCTTCTCTAAACATGGCGCGAGCGGCAATCGCATGCAAGCCGAGCGAGAGACTCTTGTCTCGAGAAAAAGGCGGGCGGTGAAGCTGGGGGGACCTCACCGCCCTAGGCCTTCCGACGGAGGGGGGCGTAATTCCACCGGAAGGTAGACTGGGGAAGCGAACTTTGCGCTGCTTCCCCGAAGGGCGTCGGCGGCGGGGGCGACTGATGCCGGCGACACCCCTCATCTCATAGACCTCCTGAGGCTTAGCCCTTGGCGATGGGCACCGCGACGAAGCGCGACTGGCCGCCGCTCTTCACGCGCATCAGGACGCTGTTCTTGTTGTCGGTCCGCGCCGCGGTGATGGCGTCGCGGACGTCGCCGGCGGTGCTCACGCTCTTGCCGCCGACTTCGAGAATCACGTCGCCTTCCTTGAAGCCGCGTTCGGCCGCAGCACTCTTCGGGTCGACTTCGGTGACCACGACGCCGTCCTTGCCGGCGCCGGCGACGGAATTGGCGGGCGCAACCGTCATGCCGAGCTTCGGCACGTCGGTGCCCTTGCTCGCGCCCTTGCCGCTGTCGTTGTCAATATCGGCCTTGGCCTCGACCGTGTTCGGCAGCTGGCCGAGGGTGAGGTTCACGACCTTGTCCTGGCCTTTGTGCAGCACGTTGAGCTTCACGGACGCGCCGGGCACCATGCCGCCGATGGTGCGGGCGAGCTCGCGGGCGTCCTTGACGGACTCGCCGTTGACCGACGTGATCACGTCGCCGGACTCGATGCCGGCCTTGGCCGCCGGACCATCCTTCTGCGGCTCCGCCACCAGCGCGCCTTCGGCCTTCTTCATGCCGAGGCTGTCGGCGATGTCGGATGTCACCGGCTGGATCTGCACGCCGATCCAGCCGCGGCTGACCGAGCCCTTGTCCTTGAGCTGGGCAACCACGCTTTTCACGGTGCTGGCAGGAATCGAGAACGCGATGCCGACGCTGCCGCCGGAGGGCGAGTAGATCGCGGTGTTGACGCCCATCACCTCGCCGTCGGTGTTGAAGGCCGGACCGCCGGAATTGCCCTTGTTCACGGGCGCGTCGATCTGGATGAAATCGTCATAGGGACCGTTGCCGATGTCGCGGCCGCTCGCCGAGACGATGCCGGCCGTCACGGTGCCGCCAAGACCGAAGGGGTTGCCGACCGCGAGCACCCAATCGCCGATCCGCGGCTTGCCGTCGGCAAGCTTCGCGAACGGGAAGTTGGAGCCGCCCTCGACCTTGATCAGAGCGAGGTCGGTGCGCTGGTCGGTGCCGATCACCTTGGCGCTGTAGGTCTTGCCGTCGTCGGTCGTGACCTCGACCTTGTCCGCGCCGTCGACCACATGGTTGTTGGTCACGGCGAAGCCGTCAGCGGAGATGAAGAAGCCGGAGCCCTGGCCCTGCACGACGCGGCCACGGCCACCCTTCTGGCCCGGGAACCCATCGGGACCACCGAAGCGACGGAAGAAGCGTTCCATCGGCGAGCCCGGCTGGAACGGCGAGGCGGAATCATCGCCATCGTCGTTGCTTGCGGTCTTCTCCTTGATGTTGACCTTCACCGAGATCACCGAGGGCTTCACCCGCTCGACGATGTCGGCGAAACCGATCGGACGTTCGACCTTCTTGACCTCGTTGTTGACCTGCGCATGCGCCGGGCTCGAGAGCAGGTCGGCGGGCGACGTCGACGGGCTGAAGCCGTGGACGGCGATGCCGAGACCGGCGACGACCGAGGCCATCAGCGCGATTCTGCGGGCGGAAAACACTGAACGGCGGGGCTGCCGGTAGGACGGAAGGTTCGTGAGATCGGGACGGTCGGTCATGCAGGATGTCTCCAGGGCCTTGAAATCCTTTTCGCGCCGGATGCGCGGCACGTTACGGACCTGAAGATGGGGGCTGCCGCCTTACCGCGCGCTGGCTGCGGGGTTAAACTTTTGTAATGAAGGGCAACTGCGGATGCGGCAGTTCATCGCACACAAAAAATCGTGGTCTGACAGGAACTTAATCTGGTTCCGGCGACCTAGCGCGATGCCGCCTCGTCTGACATCAAAGCGGCGAGCCGCGCCTCCTCGTCGGGCGTCAGCGGCGGCATTGGTGCGTCTGCATTGTTCCGCGCGCGCCGGCGGATTTGCAGCCACAGCGCAAGGCCGCCGCCGATCAGCAGCAGCGGCGCGAGCAGCCACAGCAGCATGGTCTGCCGCTCGAAGCGCGGCTTCAGCAGCACGAACTCGCCGTAGCGCGCCACCAGAAAGTCGAGCACCTGCGCATTGCTGTCGCCGGCCGCGATACGCTCGCGCACCAGGAGCCGCAGATCGCGCGCCAGCGGCGCGTCGGAATCGTCGATCGACTGGTTCTGGCAGACCATGCAGCGCAGCTCGCGCGACAGGTCGCGCGCGCGGGCTTCCTTCACGGGATCCGACATGATCTCGTCGGGCTGTACGGCATACGCCGCAGGCGCAGCCAGCAGCGCAAGCGCGACAAACGCGGCCATCATCCGGCCCATTGCTTCACTCCGCCGGCTGGAGGCGCTGCTTGGCCCGCGCCGGCTTCGGCGCGCCGACCCGCAAGCGCCGGTCCGACAGCGACAGCATGCCGCCGAACGCCATCAGCACCGGTCCCCACCAGATCAAGAGCACCAGCGGCTTGTGATAGATGCGCACGGCGATGGCGCCGTTGGCGGCGACGTCGCCGAGCGAGATATAGAGCTGGCTCGCACCGCGGGTCAGAAGCGCCGCCTCCGTGGTCGACGAGCCGCGGGTGGTGAAGCTGCGCTTCGACGGCGTCATGATGCTGAGCGCCTCGCCATCGCGGCTGACGTTGAACTGCGCGATCATCTCGCGGTAGTTCGGCCCCTGGCGCTCGAGCAGGCCGTCGAGCTTCAGATCATAGCCGGCGACCTGGGCAACGTCGTTCGGCTTCATCGTCGCGATATATTCGCTGTTCCAGGTGGTCTCGCAGACGATCCCGATCAGCGCCACGCCGAGACCGGCATGCGCAAATACCGTGCCCCAGGCCGAGCGCGGCAGGCCGCGGGCCCGGTGCAGCGTCGTTGCAAACGGCAGGCGAAACAGCCCGGTCCGTTCGGCGAGGTCGGTGACGGCGCCGGCGATGACGAAGATTCCAAGTCCGATCGCAAGCGGCGCCAGCGCGCTGCCGCCGCGCGTCCAGGCCCAGACAATGGCGACCACGACAAGCCCGGCAACACCAGCTGTCAGCAGGCGCTGGGTGACGCCGAGCAGATCGCCCCGCTTCCACGCCAGCATCGGCCCGAACGGCACCGCAAGCAGCAGCAGAACGAATAGCGGAACAAAGCTGAGATTGTAGAACGGCGCGCCGACCGACATCTTGAAATCCGCCATCACCTCCATCGCCAGCGGATAGAGCGTGCCGAACAGCACGACCGCGCAGGCAACCGTCAGCAGCAGATTGTTCAGCACCAGCGCGCCTTCGCGCGAGATCGGCGCGAACAGGCCGCCCTGCTTCAGCGAAGTGGCGCGCCCCGCAAACAGCGACAGGCTGCCGCCGATGAACAGGCAGAGGATCAACAGAATGAACACGCCGCGGGTTGGATCATTGGCGAAGGCGTGCACGGAGGTGATAACACCCGAGCGCACCAGGAAGGTGCCGAGCAGCGACAGCGAGAAGGTCAGGATCGACAGAAGAATGGTCCAGACCTTCAGCGCGTTACGCTTCTCCATCACCAGCGCCGAGTGCAACAGCGCGGTGCCGGCAAGCCAAGGCATCAGCGAGGCATTCTCGACCGGATCCCAGAACCACCAGCCGCCCCAGCCGAGCTCGTAATAGGCCCAATAGGAGCCCATGGCGATGCCGAGCGTCAGGAAGATCCAGGCCACCAGCGTCCACGGCCGCACCCAGCGCGCCCAGGCCGCATCGATCCGGCCC is part of the Bradyrhizobium commune genome and harbors:
- a CDS encoding bifunctional [glutamine synthetase] adenylyltransferase/[glutamine synthetase]-adenylyl-L-tyrosine phosphorylase — translated: MNHSAPGNADKTGESLAARFAEAPHIAVSTTDERRFGNWLAELEPAQAARLDALLVHPFARDIVAGIAEFSPYLFELVRADPPRLIRLLECDPDAHLAALIAEARGAVFAAADEAEVMRLLRRMKAEAALLIALCDIGGVWPVMRVTAALTEIAVSSVQAALQYLLRQEAARGKIVPPNPEMPEEGCGLIVLAMGKMGAGELNYSSDIDLIVFFDPDNTTLAADIEAQPFFVRVTQGMARILQQRTYDGYVFRVDLRLRPDPSSTQVAISRHAALHYYEREGRTWERAAMIKARACAGDVRAGEALLAEIAPFVWRKHLDFAALADVHDMKRQMQTYRGQSEITVEGHNVKVGRGGIREIEFFAQTQQLIAGGRHPDLRVRPTLAALNVLANSNWITFAARDELTAAYEFLRRVEHRLQMIADEQTHALPDDKEAVERFAWFFGYPDRESFARDLLRQLEIVQGHYEKLFEGDNPTGTARLPTLGYGAGPDDPRLLQHLATLGFKMPAAVAQTLRDWIAGDYRVLRNEQTRSAFVEFVPALIDGLAHAEEPDRAVVAFDHFLRALQRGGRLITLLGQNRDLVALVALVLGAAPRLGEMLARQPQLMDGLIDPRFFGAMPDRQELSARLAVTVQDASSYEEFLDRLRLFGQESLFLIGTRILSGTVSAQQASTAFADVAEGIVHTVHGLVADRFAAQHGRIEGQETAIIAMGRLGGREMTASSDLDLILLYDFDADNPDSDGPKSLQGAHYFARFTQRLISAFTTRTNYGVLYEIDMRLRPSGRAGPVASSLASFADYQANEAWTWEHMALTRARVVSSSPEFRVRIEGIIREVLTRRRDRTVIANDVADMRRAIAQEKGETDYWDLKYAAGGMVDIDFIAQYLQLVHAHDKPGILDVSTVQVLENAAKLGVLAQSEAEILRAAARLYHDLTQILRLCVSDRFKPETAGTDLQRVMARAGDAPDFSSLEARVKETQGEVRRVFRALLEGA
- a CDS encoding sensor histidine kinase: MTAFGKLVRTTAFRLTLVYLLLFAMFAASLLGYFAWNTRRLITEEITQTVNAETSEINEIYGRRGMFGLARAIEYRALRPGANLYLVTTPTGQAIAGNVGSLAPGVMGTVGWSETAYRRIEDADDRDHRALVLVTQLENGFRLLIGRDLAERRRLFGIVAKAAQWSILIVVVLGLGGGVFVARRVLTRIDAMSGTAHRIMTGDLSERLPVGRSGDELDRLAENLNAMLERIEALMAGLKEVSDNIAHDLKTPLTRLRNRAEEALAKCGSETDYRAALERTIEESDGLIRTFNALLMIARAESGQARGNMDDFDAAEVANGIHELYEPLAEDDGMTLKVKAEAASIRGNRELISQALANLVENAIKYGKPAAQAAGTVVSMDRRQITIEAKREDDQVLLSVTDRGPGIPEADRKHVVERFVRLEASRTLPGSGLGLSLAAAVATLHGGELRLGDAHPGLVATLVLPARAGAGDRVAPPLPDVPQKVA
- a CDS encoding response regulator transcription factor yields the protein MRLLIIEDDRESADYLVKAFREVGHIADHAGDGEEGLAMAENGDYDVLVVDRMLPKRDGLSLIGVLRDKGDTTPVLILSALGQVDDRIKGLRAGGDDYLPKPYSFAELLARVEVLSRRRGGPAEDTLYRVGDLELDRLSHRVARGKDELTLQPREFRLLEYLMKHAGQVVTRTMLLENVWDYHFDPQTNVIDVHISRLRSKIDKGFERPLLHTIRGAGYMIRDGIR
- a CDS encoding Do family serine endopeptidase — its product is MTDRPDLTNLPSYRQPRRSVFSARRIALMASVVAGLGIAVHGFSPSTSPADLLSSPAHAQVNNEVKKVERPIGFADIVERVKPSVISVKVNIKEKTASNDDGDDSASPFQPGSPMERFFRRFGGPDGFPGQKGGRGRVVQGQGSGFFISADGFAVTNNHVVDGADKVEVTTDDGKTYSAKVIGTDQRTDLALIKVEGGSNFPFAKLADGKPRIGDWVLAVGNPFGLGGTVTAGIVSASGRDIGNGPYDDFIQIDAPVNKGNSGGPAFNTDGEVMGVNTAIYSPSGGSVGIAFSIPASTVKSVVAQLKDKGSVSRGWIGVQIQPVTSDIADSLGMKKAEGALVAEPQKDGPAAKAGIESGDVITSVNGESVKDARELARTIGGMVPGASVKLNVLHKGQDKVVNLTLGQLPNTVEAKADIDNDSGKGASKGTDVPKLGMTVAPANSVAGAGKDGVVVTEVDPKSAAAERGFKEGDVILEVGGKSVSTAGDVRDAITAARTDNKNSVLMRVKSGGQSRFVAVPIAKG
- a CDS encoding cytochrome c-type biogenesis protein produces the protein MGRMMAAFVALALLAAPAAYAVQPDEIMSDPVKEARARDLSRELRCMVCQNQSIDDSDAPLARDLRLLVRERIAAGDSNAQVLDFLVARYGEFVLLKPRFERQTMLLWLLAPLLLIGGGLALWLQIRRRARNNADAPMPPLTPDEEARLAALMSDEAASR
- a CDS encoding heme lyase CcmF/NrfE family subunit; the protein is MIAEAGHYALVLALALALIQSFVPLVGARLRDAALMNVARSAALAQLLFVGASFIALVTLHVTSDFSVANVYENSHSMKPMIYKITGVWGNHEGSMLLWVSILALFGGLVAAFGNNLPLSLRAHVLAVQAWIASAFYLFILMTSNPFLRIVNPPIEGRDLNPVLQDIGLAVHPPMLYLGYVGFSISFSFAIAALLEGRIDAAWARWVRPWTLVAWIFLTLGIAMGSYWAYYELGWGGWWFWDPVENASLMPWLAGTALLHSALVMEKRNALKVWTILLSILTFSLSLLGTFLVRSGVITSVHAFANDPTRGVFILLILCLFIGGSLSLFAGRATSLKQGGLFAPISREGALVLNNLLLTVACAVVLFGTLYPLAMEVMADFKMSVGAPFYNLSFVPLFVLLLLAVPFGPMLAWKRGDLLGVTQRLLTAGVAGLVVVAIVWAWTRGGSALAPLAIGLGIFVIAGAVTDLAERTGLFRLPFATTLHRARGLPRSAWGTVFAHAGLGVALIGIVCETTWNSEYIATMKPNDVAQVAGYDLKLDGLLERQGPNYREMIAQFNVSRDGEALSIMTPSKRSFTTRGSSTTEAALLTRGASQLYISLGDVAANGAIAVRIYHKPLVLLIWWGPVLMAFGGMLSLSDRRLRVGAPKPARAKQRLQPAE